From Micropterus dolomieu isolate WLL.071019.BEF.003 ecotype Adirondacks linkage group LG21, ASM2129224v1, whole genome shotgun sequence:
GGACAGCACCAGCATAACCAGTTAGCCAAATGGGCAACCAGCCAACCAACCCACCCGTCCATTGCAGGTAAGTAACCAGGCAACCAGCAAATCCGTAAACCAGGCAAGCAACCAGGTAGGCAGTTCGGTGCAGtttaataaagataaaatacaacaaatgaaGCAAATGAAAAGACAGATATAGCAGAACGCTTGATCCAGAACACATAGGAAATGCATAGCAAGCAAAATAATATCACACAGACTAATAAGCACGCACACATGGACATATAGGGCTGTAAACAACTACAGACAGGGGACTGATTAAAGGAAACACCTGAATAAAGAGAGTGGagaaacatttcaaatgcagatgcttctATGCACCAGGTCTCACTGAATACTTGTGAAAAACGACAAACGTGTAAGACaatgctctccaccaccataacaccaaattatatatatatatatatatatttatcttcAAATCTATTTAGTGATGTCTGTGACTGACTCTGGTGCTATTATGTCCTTTTGTTATGTCTGGCTCtggttctttctttctttctttctttctttctttctatctgcTGCACTCAGGTCTCTTGCAAGAGATCCTGACCTCAATGAGAGGACCTGATTAACTAAAGGTGGTATATATAAATGAGGGAACATCTTGTTCATCCCTCCAACAGAGTTCCACAGACTTGGCAAGGAGCAGTGAAGCTGTTCTGGTACTGGCACTTTATGTTGAGTttggtttttcctttaaattgTCACCCATTTGTAGATTCCCAGTGTTTACAGAGCAATaatacataaagaaaaaaataataaaacatatttgcatGAAGGATACAAGACACTTCTGCTCAGTGTAAACAAAACTGCAAAGACTTTGACAAAGCAActaaaaagcacatttgttaACGTGTTAGACATGTTGGACAAATGTTAATAAGCATCAAATCAACAAGTCTGTAAGGCCGATGGTAGCACACAATAACTTATTGCATCCTCAATGCTCTAAAAGGGcttgtgttgtggttttttatgatttatgtcTAAACAATGTTTCACACAATCCACTATGTTAAGGGGACAGCCTGACACTTGTTCTGCAGtctttgaatactaaaatgtgacaggTAGCTCAGACCACATCATTAATTTGGGATGTGTAAATTTGTCTAAATTCAACCTGCCTTTAATCTGGGAAAGGGTTTGTGTGCAAACCTGCAGGGAtaccagcatgtgtgtgtgtgtgtgactcacgCCAAGCGTAGTACTCTGTCTGTTGTAGCCTGCAAAGTGCAATATGCTCTCTGTGGCCATGGCCAGGCCAGTATGCTGGGACAGTCCTGAGACCCAGTTCTGATGTTTGTTCAAGTACTCCTGCACAAGACATGACATTCAGGTAAGATATAGGAATGGACCAAAATAcagaaaggggggaaaagaaaagcaataaTGGAACAACAATGACAAATATCCTCTATAGTCAAAATATACAATGATGACTTTTCTTATACTTGCTTTCAGTGCAGCcacttttgttagttttttcttAACTAAAAGTAAGCAGTAGTTACAATTAAATGCACTCCTTTAATTGAGTGTGTGTTAACCATCTCCAACTCCCCAGTTCTGTAGATATTTATGATGTCAAAGAAGAGATCTCTACTATGAGGAAACATAAAGGTATAGAAATTCACCTGTAGGTGGGACTTTGTGACTGAAGGGGCCCATTTCATTGCCTCTTTCAGGATCTCACCACAGCGAGCAGCAAAGTCTTTCACTATGCTCTACAAGGAGATGAGGAAACCAGGATACAATAATTTATGAAATAAAGAACATAAGTGTTGTAAGACAGttaatgtcaataaaatgtaatttgtaaaacatctcataaaaaccaaaacaaaggaTTATTTAACTGATGAACAGATTTAACAATCCAAAAAGAACGGAGTAAGAAAAAAGGCCACTTCTGtctttaaaacaaatactgtgCTGTCCTCTAGTGGTCATAAGTGTACTAACAGTTCAAACTCACCTCTCGGGCCTCATATGTATCAGGAACAGTGATCCTGTAGGGGGTGTCTGGAATGTCATAGTATGGTTGATCCTTGTGGATGTCctaaataaacagagaagataTTTTTGCAACCGAAACATATAGTTGCACATATCTATACACTGCACCAAAAGAGATACAACACAATTTTATTTCCCACCCCTAGATGTTCTTGTTCACTATAGGGATTCAAACTAACAACCTGGGTTGTTCACACCTGCCCTCCACTGATACTTACAGCACTTAATGACAGAGAGAGTGTCTGCAAGATGTCCAACATGGTCTTCAACACACGACCGCTCCAAAGCAGATGGGGGAAACTAGTAGAAGTAACATATATGACAAACAGGAATAATACTGTGTAaaacaggggttttcaaagtctgagactgccTCATACCAAGTTACGGAAACGGCACCCCGTTTACTTGGTAAgttcgctcaattcctggatgcatatgggatcatgattatatcTGATCCCAAGACcctcaacatttgagccaaaatagcctaatattgctgtttgacataacttctgactacaccaaatagttttaaaaaagatttttcctgaggcatttattagtttatgcctgattgggggggggggaagttccccaaaactactgtatctctgaactctcacacatgtaggctattctatgtgatctccttttgataactaatgcaataagtaatgtaatattgtttcacttccattcactgagcctcccctgaaactgtttggagcccctcAAGGGAGGCatgcctcacactttgaaacaTGACAGGGAAAAATTTAGGCTGACGAGGTTCTTGAATCATTTACACTCACGTCTCAGCCAAACCAGAGAGATATTTGTCAGCCACTCTGCGGATCCTCTTGTGAGTGTGGTTAAAGTTGACCAATAAGAATTGGGCATGACGCTCCAATTCCTCCTCGTGCGCTTTGGTCTTGGGCTAAAAACATGAGAAATATACTTTggtatttattgatattgaagAATAAGACATACGGTCAACAAGACGTCTAAGGCTTTTGAAATTGTTTACTACCCAAATTTTAGAAGAAACCATGCTACCTAACCTTCTCAGCCATCATTTGGAGGAAGACATCAAACACCTTATCACCAACACATATAATACACAGCATCATGCCTGtgaagaaaaacacatgaattttagaaaataatcagcatgAGTAAAAGAATGGCCAGAGGTGAAGAGGTGTAAAACCCTCACCAGATTTGTCTTTCTGGATGGCTTTGTCTTCAAAGTATCGAAACATGACCTGGAACCTGTCGGGATCGTTCGATCGCAGCATCCTGAAAGAGTGCAGTaggaaagacagaaatacagttttGTAATCTGACCTCATAATATACAAATAATTAACAATGTAAAGTGTAAAGGAGCTGACCTCATGTATTCTAGTCTGTAGACTGAGAGCAGGTACGTGGACATGGCAAAGTCTAGCTTGTTAATGAGGGCAGATACTTCAGGAGGTGGGTCAAGGAGATTGCTGATGGTTGCCCGCAGTTCGCTCAACTCTGcctgaaaaacagaaataaataatttaaagattAGTCCTGGACTTTTAAGAAGTATTTTCACAACCTTACTACATTTTGAACACTGTACCGGCGTGACTGTATCATTTTTCAGGGCAGAGTTGTATTGCAGTTCGGAGCGAAGGGGTTCCCCACTGGGAAAGGTGAGAAGAGGAGACTTGGTGGcaatctcacacacaccttcatACCACTCTTCTGGCCAAAGCcctgaaaagacaaaatatatatCCAGAAATGAGGGAGCACTGGACTGTAATGACTGACACTGATGTTGGTATGCTCATATCTGTAATCTGAATTAATCATTTAGACCTGTGAACATAGCTGTGTTGATACTGGGGATAGAAAAAAATCAACATCCATCTCCATCTTATTTAATGAACCAAAACATTTCTAGGAATCGCTAACCCTTTGGTATAAAATAAATCTCCGTAATTATTTAAAGGTGCATTTACCACAACAACTTATTGTAACTTCTCTTGCCATAGCCTGGACAAACAACTCTGAGAAAATAGGACCTACAAATGAAGGCAGTGGGCCTTGATGTTTTGAAACTCGCAAAACTTCAACACTGAACAGGGAAGAAAGTTTGTGATGCGGCAAAGCTACTGACTTGCACCTTTAAATATCAGCTCCCATTCATTTTATGTGCTATAGTGCAAAAGTTTCTTCTACTTTCTACTAAACATGTAGCATACTAAAATCGGTTCATCCCTTGCTCACCTGATCCTTCCACAGCAAAACCCATGACCACAGAGTACAACCAGAAGTCCCTGAACAGCTTCTGGAGACGGGGCTTTGCCTCTTTGATTGGAGGGAGTCGCCTGGTCAACTGTGAGTTTGAAGAATGGCCACAGGAAAAGGGATTAATGATCCATTACACAAATTATCACATTCTGTTGTGAGGGAAAGGAGTGGTAAAATAGAAACTCCTTCAAATACAaatagataaaatctttttggATATGCTGCACACTggataaaataaagacatacaaataatataaacaaacagCAAACTATCTCTTACAAGACTACTAGCCCCTTAATagttaattaatattaaatgttattaacaGATAACCTGAATTGTGAAGAGTTAAAGACTTTAGTCGGTCACAGcactttttgttctgtttgatcTGGTCTATTTGTTCAGGAGGAGCCCACATCAAAGTTCAGTTTTGTATTCAATTCTCTGCTCCTAGTCCTACAAACAGACGCAACACAGCAATTCCCGCCAGCACACAGTAAAGGTAAGACATGTTACAGACTGTTAGACACTGCTATTAAgagaatttaaaatattttgtatttttagccAATGAAGACATGATTTCATTGCTAAATTCAATCAAATCTACTAAATgtcaataatattattaattatatgcCCATTCCTTCTGCCTCAGCCTTTAGGATGTGGGTCATCACAGTCATCTCTGTGGCCTGCCTGCTTGTCAGTCCATCTCTGGCTGGTATCAAAGACCTCGGCTCTCACTTTACTGACCCTCAACCAGACCCCAGAGGCTTTGAAGGGGGGGCAGTGGATGTAGAGGCCATCCCTTTGGCgtttcacaaagaaaacactgtcACCAATGACCTCGTTTTCGATGGCTTTGAGGATGAAGATTACATTGATTTTGATAAGATTCTGGCTGCGGGCAGTGACGACTACATGTGAGTATTAACTGTTGTAGTGGAGtatatcaaaaacaaaaagctgagaaaagaaattGGGGAAGTAATGACGTAATACAGTGAAAGAAAGGACTTGAATATGATGGGCCATAGGTAAAAGACACATTAACTGGTGCCAACTCAGTTTCCAAATCTTTATTTTCCCTATTCATTGCTGGGAATATCTATATGCCTAAGTGTACAtaaactgtgtaaataacagtgtgtctataaaatgttaaaaatcagTAATTAACAAAACAACTACTGTATAATGCAAACAGTGATTTTACTTGTTAATGGCTGGATGATGAGTTTGATATTTTTCAGTGAAGGGGATGAGATAGATGAGATTGCCACACCTGCCCCAGACATTGACATCTTTGCCGAACCCTCCGACCCAAAGATTCGCCGTGCCAAACTCTTACGGCTATTCCACGGTCGGTCCCGCCTTCAACGGCTCAACACAGTTAATGCCCATTTCGGTTTTAACCTTTATCGAAGTATTCGTAACGATGTCAACCAGAGTGACAACATCCTGCTGGCACCTGCTGGGATCTCCATCGCTATGGGGATGATGTCTTTAGGGGCAGGACCTGGAACCCATGATCAGATCTACAAAGCTCTAAGATTCGCAGAGTTTGTCAATGCTAGCCATCACTATGACAACACGACAGTGCACAAGCTCTTCAGGAAACTGACGCACAGGCTCTTCAGGAGGAACTTTGGTTACACGTTGCGCTCTGTAAACGATGTCTACGTAAAGAAGGATGTCTCAGTGAAAGAAGCTTTCCGTGCAGAGACAAAGGCTTATTATTTTGCAGAGCCACAGTCGGTGGACTTCAGGGACCCTGCCTTTCTGGAAAAGGCCAACCGTCGCATCCTAAAACTGACCAAAGGGCTGATCAAGGAACCGCTCAAGAGTGTGGACCCAAATATGGCGCTGATGCTGCTCAACTACCTGTACTTCAAAGGTGAGTGAAAGTAGAGACACACGTGCCTCCACCTACTTTCAATTGATGCGTATGATTTCAATGTAGCAGAATTTGGGAAAGTTAAATTACAGCagctttgtttaattatttgaatCACAATGTTAACATATGAGTctttgactttgtgtttgaaTAAAAAAGGTACATGGGAACAAAAATTCCCCAAAGAAATGACTCACTATCGCAACTTCCGAGTTAATGAAAAGACAAATGTACGTGTGCCAATGATGACCAACAAGGGGAACTACCTGGCTGCTGCCGACCACGAACTGGAGTGTGACATCCTACAGGTGTGTGGCCTCACATTCGTTTGAAAACGTAAATTGGCTTCTGACGAGTGGAACGCTCTTTCAATCGACCCATAAACAAGTCAACTGAGctgcataataataatgtaagcttttgtttattttcagctccCATACACAGGACAGATCAGTATGCTCATTGCCTTGCCCAGAAAGATCACTGGCATGAGGACCTTGGAGCAGGAGATCTCTCCCACTGTTGTCAACAGGTGGCtcaaaaacatgacaaacaggTCAGCAGCATTCTCCTAAAAAACTAATAAACAGcaagaaatgttttttcagtgGCAACTCCTTTATAGTTAATGGATTAAAATGCTGAAAAGATTTAGATCTAATGGAGATTTAAAAGCTATACCAAGATAAAACTTTTCTATGCGTCCCTTCAGGACTCGGGAGGTGGTGTTACCTCGATTTAAATTGGAGCAGAACTATGACTTGATTGAAAATTTGAAGGAGATGGGCCTCACTGACTTGTTCCAGGAGAGTGGAGATTTCTCTGGAATGACTTCTGAAAAGGTTGCTATGAACTGGGTGAGTAGGActaaatcagtcagtcattttataaaaaaaattataataattgaacatcaaaatgaaagaaagggTTGTTGGTCATTTAGTCACCTGGACATCTTTTCTACTGCAATCAATAATCCCTACAAactatttcaaaataatgatGGCCTTTTAACCTCCACAGCTGAAGCACCAGGGAACCATCACTGTGAATGAAGAGGGGACAGAGGCCGCTGCTCTGACCCAGGTGGGCTTCATGCCCCTCTCCTCTCAGATCCGCTTCACTGTGGACCAGCCCTTCCTCTTTCTGATCTACGAGCACCGCACAGACTGCCTTGTGTTCATGGGCCGGGTGGTCAATCCTTCACAGAGCTAAACTTGACCACAAAGCCCTTCTAAACAGCTAATCTATTCCCTACAAAGTCCATGTTGGTTTCAACTTCCAGCTAAAACATTCCTGATTTTAATAGctggagttgttgttttaataggCAGTTACATCTATTAGtacaatatgtaaatgtaacatcAAGTAATGAGTCTTTATGTGTATGTAGTCTCTTACAGAAAATTCAAACTTCTCCCGCATGTTTCTCAAAGTGTTGTGAGTCTGCTGAGAGTATTTAggcttgttttctgtctgttaatGTTTTATCTTAAACCTGACATTATATAACTGTCATTACCCTAATGTCGTACTGTAATAATTCCAGAAAGACTATGGAAACACGGATACCACAGGAAAGGggataataaaatattatataacaaTACTAGACAAGTTTCTGTCAGACAAGTGTTACATTAATTTTGTTATTTGGGGAGCATTTTCATGAAAGAAATGTATCTTATCTTATTATGAATTCATTGTAATGAATATATAATTATAAcacaatattataattattaagcGATTACTTCAAACtatgtaaaattattaaaaactatTATTACCTCAATACGACGACGAAAACACTACTAATTGGTACACAATTGTAGGACAATTTACGATTAATAGTTAACAGCTAGTTAACTAGTAGCTAAGTTAATAGTAATTAGTAATAAtgctatataataatatatcttaAGAAAAACTAGATTGTATGATAGTAACAACATTCAGCAGTGAACTGGTGACACAGATGTTTGTACTGCAGCTAAcggtaaatatttgtttatagaGTTAAATGCTAACTAACCACTCGGACTCTTCTGACACAATCAAATACTTGTGTTGATCATTTAAATGTGCTCTATTTGGGTATTCTAACACAAATTCTCATCTTAAATAAATGGGAACTGTCTTCAAAAGGGCAGCTGTTTGTGCAGACATCACATACTCACCACAGCAATCACTGGAATGAGGACTCCGAGATTTCCAGCACTACCTGATGCCTACGGGAGATAAAGAGCCCTTACCAACTTACCAACACTGCTGTTATCAAtttcctgttgtgtttaaatgtttacgCGTTAAAGCACGTACCTTCAGTGCTGGTCCCTTATCTGAGGCCCTCTCGctggctctctttccttccAGGCCCAGCTGGACAAACAGTTCTAAAAGGTTCACCATGAGTTCGTCCACGAGTGGCTCCCCCTGCAGGTTGGCTGCAATGTTGGCCAGCGCATTTATCACTGCCAGAGAGCAGTGTCTTGGGGTGGAAAGACAGcacagattgagacaacactcaaactcaatgtagaaacaaatgtgcagtaCAGAAGACCAACAAGAgattttacacaaacacacacacacacacacacacacacacacacacaccaggggAATGTGCATTACTATTATTGTCTACTACTGCTGACCACTTAGCAGCAGTGAGCAAAGAGCAACaattataaatattttcccAACTACATTTCCTGCTTCTACTGTATACAACAACAGTACCCTTGTGCGACTAGTACTTCTGTGAACAGAGTGAGAGCAGGTGCTGACCTGTAACCTTGATCTCTGTAGTCTTTGGTAGCAGAGTAGACCACTGAACTGGCCTTCACACTGATCTGCTGGAACAGGTTCCACACCTCCTGATAGATGTATTGCtacaagacagacagacagaagtaAGACTGTACAGGCACTAATCAGTTAAACTCAAGATAGATcataaaatgcttttatttcatatttgttgCTTAATTTGTTTCTTACTTGgtatatattacatttacaattttctCAAAATCAAAAATCCCATTATTAGGGATGAGCAAATAGGTAAGGTCTGTATCAGGACACAGGAAAGCATTTTGTAAGTGATCTGTATCTGCTGTATAAGGTCAGATCCTTTTCCAGTCCTTTGTTAATTGTAGTCTATTGCATTCTGGGTACACTTGTGGTCTAAAACATGCCATTACACACCAATGAGGGCGTTGACTAGAATACTAGAACCTATTCTTTATGCACACTGTACTGAGCAAGtaaacagcagccagcaggtTTCCAGTAATTGCAGCCTGCCAGAAAAAAAGAGTTACGCTGCTTCTATTTAAGCAATAGTAATACAAATTCATTGAATATAACACAGTTATCAAATAAATCTGCACACCCTCTCCTACTATACCAATGCTTTACACTTATGAATGATCCCCTGGTCGTTATGTACTTCCCCAATATCTCTTTTTAggcataaatgtataaaataatggAGGCATGATTCActaaaaatgtcttttcattGTCTCTTTCAACTCACATTTCCTGTAATGACCATGCAGCCAAGCTGGTCGATGATAAGCACATCCAGCTGTGACGGAGGCTGGCAGAACTTTTGCTGAAGGATTTGTAAGATGTGCTCCATGACTTTAGGAGTGTCTCTCAGAGCCACTGCAATGTGGCCCAGCGCTCGAATGGTGTGATCTGGGATCAGATGGGCATCCCTGGCAGAAagacaagttttatttttagagTAGCTAATCATCAGTGTTAGGACTTGAAAACATTCAGGATGAAAACAAGCCACACTGTAGCTTGCTTTTCCAACCAGAAATGTGGCTCACTTGTCATTCTCCTGTGAAATGTATAGGCGGTTGGACAGACTGGCCAGAAAGGCCTCCACTATCACATTATCCATGGTCAGACCAGCTTTCAGACATCTGATACATAAGAGATACAACACAGAGCTTAACAAtggaagttaaaaaaataaataaataaattgtattttctaATCACAGCTATGCCACCTGTTTTTGTCTGACCTGCATATATTGTCAATGGAAATGTCTCTGAGCTGCTCGTACATCGACGGCTGGTCTTTCCTGTTTGACAGGACGTTGAAGGTGGACTGAGAGTGCTCATTGGTCACATTTATCCTAATTTCTCCTGTgccttaaaaaaaattattgaatGATAACAGCAAAGACAGAATCGAAGTTAAtcatcaatacaaaaaaaatttttaaaacattatatgATCctacacagaaaagaaaaaggctgATTGTAGTGCTAAATCTAAAATTCAAAGCATGTTAAATTAGCAGCTAATCTATGAAAAAGTACTACACAGTGGAGgacaacacagaaaaaaaatcagtaacttGAATTGCATTtccatttgtctgtttttgtagCTGCTCATCAATAAACACACTGTTCAGATCAATAGTAGATGTGAGCTTAATGTGACAATGACACTGTTACTGACGTATATTTGTCACGGTATCATCAGCCACAGCACTCTTGTCCAATTTAGTTCTGGATCTGATTATTTGTGCTATATTTGGGATAAGTAAGTTCCTTCTGGGTGTATCGTAGATAAACTCAAAGTTTTAggaaaatgttatattttgtttttgtgttaactGTGAAATATCAATTTGGATTAgttaaatattacatttcaaaacatcagCCATTGTATAGCCAGTGTCAGACTCACTCCTCTGCTTTTAATCAGGATTTACAGATATACCTCATCTGACTTATAGGAACTGGTACTGCCATGAATCTGTGAGGACTTAACAGCATCAAAAATTAAAttagaacaatgtttatttgcatAAATACCCTTAAGAACAATATCCTTATTATGAGCTTAAGTAttttacataataaaatcataatGCTGTAAAATAAGGGAGTTTTCAGTCTTAGTAAGTAATtagtatattaaattattagtattatatATTGAAAAGCCTGCTAACAGCCACTCAACTCTGTAACTATTAACTGCATTTTATTGGTTTTGCTTTGTACACAAATATCTGCTTTTAATTTGTTGCTGACAACATAGTGCGTTTGTATAAGATGTActagtgtgtgagtgtgatgtactatgtgtgtgtgttttatgggtcTTGCCTTGTTTGTCCAGTTAACTTATGTGTATACTGTTTTAACTGTGACTACTGAGGGACTACAGAGGAAAATTAGCTGTAGGCGAACTATGGTACAATACATCAAATGGTaacatttaagttaaatattgtacataactccttacaaataaaatatataaataagtatATTTACCTGTGTTGTACTGGCTGTGATACTTGTAAAGTTTTATAAGAACAGGGGAAGGAACCACCAGGAAATCCCTGAGAGAGGTTGTGGCAGAGTGAGCAACTACAGGAAACCTCTCACACAGACGCCCCAGGCCCTGAAACAGAAAGGGAAACAATAAgagaaatttaaaaatgaataccTAATAAATAATAGAACTTCATGACATGAAACACAGGTCTGGGTCAGCTTCAAAACCAGACAAGCATGTCCCTTACCAACCTGAACCATCAGGATACCTGATGCTCACTTTTAGTGAAGTAAGTTTCTAGACAGAATCCGATGATCTAGTGcattttgatatatttcacTTCTAGCTGAGCAAATATCTTGGTGCTCTTTCTACCTTGTAGCATTATACCTGTA
This genomic window contains:
- the serpind1 gene encoding heparin cofactor 2 produces the protein MWVITVISVACLLVSPSLAGIKDLGSHFTDPQPDPRGFEGGAVDVEAIPLAFHKENTVTNDLVFDGFEDEDYIDFDKILAAGSDDYIEGDEIDEIATPAPDIDIFAEPSDPKIRRAKLLRLFHGRSRLQRLNTVNAHFGFNLYRSIRNDVNQSDNILLAPAGISIAMGMMSLGAGPGTHDQIYKALRFAEFVNASHHYDNTTVHKLFRKLTHRLFRRNFGYTLRSVNDVYVKKDVSVKEAFRAETKAYYFAEPQSVDFRDPAFLEKANRRILKLTKGLIKEPLKSVDPNMALMLLNYLYFKGTWEQKFPKEMTHYRNFRVNEKTNVRVPMMTNKGNYLAAADHELECDILQLPYTGQISMLIALPRKITGMRTLEQEISPTVVNRWLKNMTNRTREVVLPRFKLEQNYDLIENLKEMGLTDLFQESGDFSGMTSEKVAMNWLKHQGTITVNEEGTEAAALTQVGFMPLSSQIRFTVDQPFLFLIYEHRTDCLVFMGRVVNPSQS